From one Salvelinus alpinus chromosome 14, SLU_Salpinus.1, whole genome shotgun sequence genomic stretch:
- the LOC139539067 gene encoding 1-phosphatidylinositol 3-phosphate 5-kinase-like isoform X8, producing the protein MDSVRSWLLAYNNRIARLRSSDMEAEDKSSPSTLDCSVKPPISPGSPSHLTHFKPLTPEQDEPPLRSAYSSFVNLFRFNKEEGRPPSVTEKPDVALTSTTGERRSWTSPAHSIHGSGTHRKQHPNLLRRTSTASEDCRKPETPLSTHDPRTAVQLRTALKRLKEIMEGKSQDSDLKQYWMPDSQCKECYDCNEKFTTFRRRHHCRLCGQIFCSRCCNQEIPGKFMGYTGDLRACTYCRKIALSYSQSADSGSIGEDLSALSDSSVSSVCILEPSEPRTPVGGRKSSRNIFLEEDLAWQSLIHQESQSRGMNSRLTGLQEDGGKSPIRKRSASVTNLSLDRSGSSMVPSYDSSVSPQTSRTMPKPDHSEEERKILLDSSQLKDLWKKICHNTTGMEFQDHRYWLRTYPNCIVGKELVNWLLRSGTISTRAQAIAIGQAVVDGRWLDCVTHHDQLFRDEYALYRPLQSTEFSETPSPDSDSVNSLEGHSEPSWFKDIKFDDSDTDQVADENDYVTANSSSPSKRTSVSSFQSVVDSDSAASINLNMEQDNVNFHIKKQSKYHVPPHPKEQKEYLVSEDGGQNISISDAFIKESLFNRRVEEKAKEVLFTPLGWHHSSLDQLREENGEKEAMERLLSANHSHMMALLQQLLYSESLCLSWRDIIVPVVKQVVQTVRPDVRSCDDDMDIRQLVHVKKIPGGKKFDSAVVNGFVCTKNIAHKKMNSYIKNPKILLLKCSIEYLYREETKFTCIDPIVLQEHEFLKNYVQRIVDVRPNLVLVEKTVSRIAQDMLLEHGITLVINVKPQVLDRVSHMTQGDLVMSMDQLLTKPRLGTCQKFYLHSFQLANNELKTLMFFEGCPPQLGCTIKLRGASEYELARVKEIIILMVCVAYHSQLEISFLMDEFAMPPSLAKTSFPCLLESTTVEEEESQENETDQSTLSQGGETVLGDEEEKPSLGKSVSESSSPKDVEVVKVTKNQLLSSSSSLVAEGMESAEVMTSTPLSNPLAPPPPYLIDDLEELTDEIGLEQGEETEGGSGSGVLGRGESQEESSGSETAPRLFRDPLQDDTGLFVTEQVASTDDHLRTLTAGFKQELKDIILCVSPFITFREPFLLSPAGLRCPSRDYFPQQVYLSPLLNKDFKELDGRRKRQLLKDSTPSGGGMANGGPRPIQVLPSHRLTSARIAEHLGSSQDLAKMLADYRAQGGRLRQEEADPFAQPLPKPPVREALPPKHPVKADSEEEKPAGQNDMTWASKLDCLNPVNHQRLCVLFSSSSAQSNNAPNPCVSPWMVTMEFYGKNDLTLGIFLERYCFRPSYQCPSMFCETPMVHHVRRFVHGSGCVQIVLKELDSPVPGYQHTILNYSWCRICKQVTPVVPLSNDSWSMSFAKYLELRFYGHQYTRRANAEPCGHSIHHDYHQYFSYNQMVASFSYISVRLLEVCLPPPKIFIRNQGPSKGRIQQDLKDFSQKVTQVYLAIDDRLTSLKTDTFSKTREQKMEDLFAQKDMEEADLHSWIEKLQARLQACGSDSPQQLQTVLESVVVKKQSLCETLQSWNSRLQDLFQQEKSRKRLSVPASPGRHRQTDDSKPSALESSPRNPSPLVQNVDKEDRHLTAMPSSWGSSLLALPSPGEPGSEPLSSGPCFPDQDSVSIPEDVFDGHLLGSNDSQVKEKSTMKAILANLMPGNSYNSIPFPFEPDKHYLMYEHERVPIAVCEREPSSIISFALSCKEYKSALDELWKTTLKTGGEDTTLSTSSGESRVKNSPAKPNETASSQMGLGRSSMDSDPLKDADIGDNHKKSTGNPHIELQFSDAHAKFYCRIYYAEEFHKMRAEIMESTEDDFVRSLSHCVNWQARGGKSGAVFYATEDDRFILKQMPRLEVQSFLDFAPHYFTYITGAVQQKRPTALAKILGVYRIGYKNSQNNSEKKLDLLVMENLFYGRKMAQVFDLKGSLRNRNVKTESGKESCEVVLLDENLLKLVHDNPMYIRAHCKAILRAAIHSDAYFLSSHLIIDYSLLVGRDDATDELVVGIIDYIRTFTWDKKLEMVVKSTGILGGQGKMPTVVSPELYRARFCEAMDKYFLMVPDHWTGLGVNC; encoded by the exons ATGGACTCTGTGCGCTCCTGGCTCCTGGCCTACAACAACAGAATAGCCAGGCTCAG GAGCAGTGACATGGAGGCTGAGGACAAATCCTCGCCCTCTACGCTGGATTGCAGTGTGAAGCCTCCCATCTCCCCTGGCAGCCCATCTCACCTGACACACTTCAAACCCCTGACTCCAGAGCAGGATGAGCCTCCGCTCCGATCAGCCTACAGCTCCTTTGTCAACCTGTTCCGCTTCAATAAAG AGGAGGGGCGGCCGCCCTCGGTGACAGAGAAACCGGATGTGGCTTTGACGTCAACCACTGGGGAGCGTAGGAGCTGGACCAGCCCAGCACACTCCATCCACGGCTCTGGGACCCATAGGAAACAACACCCCAACCTGCTCCGTAGAACATCCACTgcctcag AGGACTGTAGGAAACCAGAAACCCCCCTGAGCACTCACGACCCCCGTACGGCTGTTCAGCTCCGCACTGCTTTGAAAAGACTCAAGGAGATCATGGAGGGAAAGAGTCAG GACAGTGACCTGAAGCAGTACTGGATGCCAGACAGTCAGTGTAAGGAGTGCTACGACTGCAACGAGAAGTTCACCACCTTCCGCCGCCGCCACCACTGCCGGCTCTGCGGACAGATCTTCTGCAGCCGCTGCTGCAACCAGGAAATCCCTGGCAAGTTTATGGGCTACACAG GAGACCTGCGGGCCTGCACCTACTGCCGTAAGATCGCTCTGAGCTACTCCCAGTCTGCAGATTCTGGCTCCATTGGAGAGGACCTGTCTGCTCTGTCTGACTCCTCCGTCAGCTCCGTCTGCATCCTGGAACCCAGCGAGCCTCGCACCCCGGTCGGAGGACGCAAGTCCAGCCGCAACATCTTCCTAGAGGAGGACCTGGCCTGGCAGAG TTTGATTCACCAGGAGTCTCAGAGCAGAGGTATGAATTCTAGACTGACTGGGCTTCAAGAGGATGGAGGCAAGTCCCCAATAAGGAAGCG GTCAGCCAGTGTGACCAACCTGTCCCTGGACAGGTCTGGCTCCTCCATGGTGCCCTCTTATGACAGCTCAGTGAGCCCCCAGACCAGTAGGACCATGCCCAAACCTGAccacagtgaagaggagaggaagatactGCTG GACTCGTCCCAGCTCAAAGACCTGTGGAAGAAGATTTGTCACAACACTACTGGCATGGAGTTTCAGGACCACCGCTACTGGCTCCGTACATACCCCAACTGCATTGTGGGGAAGGAGCTGGTCAACTGGCTGCTGAGGAGTGGAACCATCTCCACCAG GGCCCAGGCAATAGCCATTGGTCAGGCTGTGGTAGACGGTCGTTGGTTGGACTGTGTCACTCACCACGACCAGCTGTTCAGGGATGAGTACGCTCTCTATCGCCCCCTCCAG AGCACAGAGTTCTCTGAGACCCCGTCTCCTGACAGTGACAGTGTCAACTCTCTGGAGGGACACTCAGAACCCTCCTGGTTCAAAGACATCAAGTTTGACGACAGTGACACAGACCAGGTGGCTGACGAGAATGACTATGTCACAGCCA ACTCATCCAGCCCCAGTAAGAGGACGTCAGTTAGTAGTTTCCAGTCAGTGGTGGATAGTGACTCTGCTGCCTCCATCAACCTCAATATGGAGCAGGACAACGTCAACTTCCACATCAAGAAACAGTCCAAGTACCATGTACCCCCGCACCCCAAGGAGCAGAAAG AGTACCTGGTCTCAGAGGACGGAGGACAGAATATCTCCATCAGTGACGCTTTCATCAAAG AGTCCCTGTTTAACCGTCGTGTGGAGGAGAAAGCTAAGGAGGTGCTGTTCACTCCTCTGGGCTGGCACCACAGCTCCCTGGACCAGCTCAGAGAGGAGAACGGGGAGAAGGAGGCCATGGAGAGGCTACT CTCTGCCAACCACAGCCACATGATGGCGCTGCTGCAGCAGTTGCTGTACAGCGAGTCCCTGTGCCTCTCCTGGCGTGACATCATCGTTCCCGTGGTGAAGCAGGTAGTGCAGACGGTGCGGCCGGACGTTCGCAGCTGTGATGATGACATGGACATCAGACAACTGGTTCACGTCAAGAAG aTTCCTGGAGGGAAGAAGTTTGACTCTGCGGTAGTGAATGGCTTTGTCTGTACCAAGAACATTGCCCACAAAAAA ATGAACTCGTACATCAAGAACCCCAAGATCCTGCTTCTGAAGTGTTCTATAGAGTATCTctacagagaggagaccaagTTCACCTGCATTGACCCCATTGTGCTTCAG GAGCATGAGTTTCTGAAGAACTATGTTCAGCGTATAGTGGACGTGCGTCCCAACCTGGTGCTGGTGGAGAAGACCGTGTCTCGTATCGCTCAGGACATGCTGCTGGAGCACGGCATCACACTGGTTATCAACGTCAAACCG CAAGTCTTAGACAGGGTGAGTCATATGACCCAGGGGGACCTGGTCATGTCCATGGACCAGCTGCTCACCAAGCCTCGACTGGGAACCTGCCAAAAGTTCTACCTACACTCCTTCCAGCTGGCCAACA ATGAGTTGAAGACTCTGATGTTCTTTGAGGGCTGCCCTCCCCAGCTAGGCTGTACCATAAAGCTTCGCGGGGCGTCTGAGTACGAGCTGGCCAGGGTTAAAGAGATCATCATCCTCATGGTGTGTGTGGCTTACCACTCCCAGCTAGAGATATCCTTCCTCATGGATGAGTTCGCCATGCCTCCCAGCCTTGCCAAGACCAGCTTCCCCTGTCTCCTGGAGAGCACTACCGtcgaggaggaggagagccaggAAAATGAGACCGACCAGAGCACCCTCTCCCAGGGAGGAGAGACTGTGCTAGGGGACGAGGAGGAGAAGCCTTCCCTGGGGAAGTCTGTATCGGAATCCTCCTCGCCTAAAGATGTCGAGGTTGTCAAAGTCACCAAGAACCAACTCctgtcctcctcatcctccctggTGGCCGAGGGGATGGAGTCAGCAGAGGTCATGACCTCCACGCCGTTGTCCAATCCCCTGGCGCCGCCACCACCCTACCTCATTGATGACCTGGAGGAGTTGACAGATGAGATTGGACTGGAGCAGGGGGAGGAGACTGAGGGGGGGAGCGGGTCAGGGGTTCTGGGGAGGGGTGAGTCGCAGGAGGAGAGCTCTGGTTCGGAGACGGCTCCCAGGCTGTTCAGAGACCCCCTGCAGGATGACACAGGGCTGTTTGTCACAGAGCAG GTGGCCTCGACGGACGACCATCTCAGGACGCTGACGGCAGGCTTCAAACAGGAGCTGAAGGACATCATCCTGTGTGTCTCCCCCTTCATCACTTTCAGAGagcccttcctcctctcccccgctGGCCTACGCTGCCCCAGCAGAGACTACTTTCCTCAACAG GTGTACCTCTCCCCACTGCTAAACAAGGACTTCAAAGAACTAGACGGTCGACGTAAGCGACAACTCCTCAAAGACTCCACCCCATCAGGTGGAGGCATGGCCAACGGAGGCCCTCGCCCCATCCAGGTGTTACCCTCCCACCGCCTTACCAGTGCCCGCATCGCAGAGCATCTGGGCAGCAGCCAGGACTTGGCCAAGATGCTGGCAGACTACCGTGCCCAAGGAGGCCGCCTCCGACAGGAGGAGGCAGACCCCTTCGCCCAGCCCCTACCCAAGCCACCGGTCCGGGAGGCTCTGCCGCCCAAGCACCCCGTCAAGGCTGATAGTGAGGAGGAGAAGCCAGCGGGACAGAACGACATGACCTGGGCCTCCAAG CTGGACTGCCTGAACCCAGTGAACCATCAGAGACTCTGTGTTCTGTTCAGCAGCTCCTCTGCCCAGTCCAACAACGCCCCCAACCCCTGCGTCAGTCCCTG GATGGTCACGATGGAGTTCTACGGAAAGAATGACCTCACACTAGGAAtattcctggagagatactgttTCAG gcCGTCCTATCAATGCCCCAGTATGTTCTGTGAGACTCCCATGGTGCACCATGTGCGGCGGTTTGTCCATGGCAGTGGCTGTGTTCAGATCGTACTGAAGGAGCTGGACTCTCCTGTGCCTGGATACCAACACACCATCCTCAACTACTCCTGGTGCCGCATATGCAAACAG GTGACTCCTGTGGTACCCCTGTCTAATGACTCGTGGTCCATGTCCTTTGCTAAGTACCTGGAGCTGAGGTTCTATGGTCACCAGTATACCAGGAGGGCTAATGCTGAGCCCTGTGGCCACTCCATCCACCATGACTACCATCAGTACTTCTCCTACAACCAGATGGTGGCCTCATTCAG CTACATCTCAGTGAGACTGCTAGAGGTCTGCCTCCCTCCTCCTAAGATCTTCATCAGGAACCAGGGGCCCTCCAAGGGCCGGATCCAGCAGGACCTCAAGGACTTCTCACAGAA GGTGACTCAGGTGTACCTGGCCATAGATGACCGCCTCACCTCCCTGAAGACGGACACCTTCAGCAAGACACGTGAGCAGAAGATGGAGGACCTGTTTGCACAGAAAGAT ATGGAGGAGGCAGATCTGCATAGCTGGATAGAGAAGCTGCAGGCTCGTCTCCAGGCCTGTGGTAGTGACTCCCCCCAGCAGCTCCAGACTGTACTGGAATCAGTGGTAGTGAAGAAACAGAGCCTGTGTGAAACACTGCAGTCCTGGAACAGCAG GCTGCAGGACCTGTTCCAGCAGGAGAAGAGCAGGAAGCGTCTGTCTGTCCCAGCCAGCCCTGGgagacaccgacagacagacgaCAGCAAG CCAAGTGCTCTGGAGTCCTCTCCACGCAACCCCTCCCCTTTAGTACAAAATGTTGACAAAG AGGATCGTCACCTCACTGCCATGCCCTCAAGCTGGGGCTCGTCATTGCTAGCGTTACCGTCACCAGGGGAACCAGGCTCAGAACCCCTCTCGTCTGGACCCTGCTTCCCTGACCAGGATTCCGTCAGCATCCCAgagg ATGTGTTTGATGGACACCTGTTGGGCTCCAATGACAGCCAGGTGAAAGAGAAGTCCACCATGAAGGCCATTCTAGCCAACCTGATGCCAGGCAACAGTTACAACTCCATCCCATTCCCATT TGAACCAGACAAGCATTACCTGATGTATGAGCATGAGAGAGTGCCCATCgccgtgtgtgagagagaacccAGCTCCATCATCTCATTCGCTCTCAG CTGTAAGGAGTATAAGAGTGCTCTGGATGAACTGTGGAAGACAACATTGAAGACAGGAGGCGAGGACACCACCCTGTCCACCAG CTCTGGAGAGAGCCGGGTCAAGAACAGCCCAGCCAAGCCCAACGAGACAGCCTCCTCCCAGATGGGTCTGGGCCGCAGCAGCATGGACTCTGACCCTCTTA AAGATGCAGACATAGGAGACAACCATAAGAAGTCAACAGGAAACCCTCATATTGAATTAC AGTTCTCTGATGCCCACGCTAAGTTCTACTGTAGGATCTACTATGCTGAGGAGTTCCACAAGATGAGAGCGGAGATAATGGAGAGTACAGAGGATGACTTTGTTCGCTCGCTGTCCCACTGTGTCAACTGGCAGGCCCGCGGTGGCAAGTCTGGGGCCGTCTTCTATGCCACCGAAG atgaCCGATTCATCCTGAAGCAGATGCCCAGACTAGAGGTTCAGTCCTTCCTGGACTTTGCCCCTCACTACTTCACCTACATCACTGGAGCCGTGCAGCAGAAG CGGCCCACTGCCCTGGCTAAGATCCTGGGTGTGTACCGGATCGGCTACAAGAACTCCCAGAACAACTCTGAGAAGAAACTGGACCTTCTTGTCATGGAGAACCTGTTCTATGGCAGGAAGATGGCCCAGGTGTTCGATCTCAAGGGTTCTCTGAGGAACCGCAACGTCAAGACCGAGTCTGGGAAGGAGAGCTGTGAG